TGAGTCAATTTCAGCTCCCAAGCCACCCAAATTCAACAGCCAGATACCTCAACTTCAATCCCAAATGTTTAAGTGAATTCTCATTTCTTCCCGTTAGCATTTCTCATTTCTTCCCGTTTTATATCTTACACTTATATATGACAAGGTGCATtgaattgaatgaaatttgatcaatatttgaattgtacaaattcaaaatcagTGAAATATAAGTGTAAGATATAAAACGGATTCAATCAGTGAAGAAGAGTTGTGATaaagatgaagaaagagtGTGGAGACAGAGAGCTGAGGGATTACCACATCATAGCGCACATGCCTTTGCCGGTGAGCGTGTGCCATCGCTTAGGCTGATGCACCGTGAAGCCCTTGTACGTGGTGCCCTCTCCATGTCCTCCCCCCATTTCCTaaatcactctctctctctctctctctctctctgcgcaATGAGAAGCCCTAGACTCTCAAATCTCAAATCTCAATTCAGAAAATGCTCCGCACTTGACAAACCATCTGTCAAACTGACCTGAGCTGACCCAGTTTTGGTTCTAAATTCTAATGAGTCGACGAAGCTATGGGCTTCGCTTCACCAATGTTGctccaaacccaaattcaagATAAACCCCCCGGCTTACTGAACCAGAGCCCAAGAAAAGGCCCATTTTAAAAAGCGAGTTTTTGTTCTGCCATGCCCACCCAGAACTGAAAAGTCAAAATTGGCTCGATCTGCTACCAGTATACATAGTAAATAAAGAATTGTGATCTCtttccaaaaggaaaaatacaaaactgaatgaatgaatgatgTGACCACATACATTTCATTACGCATCGGCTTTTGGGTAGTagaagaaagaggaagagacATTTTCAAACAACATAACatacaataatttattttaatatgtgtGGGACATGCCGCATGCACATATAAAACagattgaaaataaaaaatatccaCCCCCAGTTCATATAAAAATCATGCACTGTATAGCCCCATTAATGATCAAGTTCCGTTGCTAGCGGTCTTTGTTAGTGCACGATTTgtaattttctatataaatttatatcgATAACAATTGATAATTGAATGTCACGTATAAATCATTCTGACtcgaaattgaaaatttactCTAACCTAGGTAGCGAGAAAAAACACCCTTGGCAAACCATAAAAATGTTTGGGTCATACAAGTATTTGAACATGTGTGTCCCGTGCACAATAAAAGAAGACGAGAAAAGCCGTGTGTCCAATGACCAAACTAAAAGGTGGGCGGTCAAAGGTCAAATATTCAATTTGTAGTGGTTATAGAAGGCATCGCATTTTGAAACGTTTGGATTCgaccaacaaacaaaaaagaaattttggaaagaaaGTCGAAAGGCAACTCTTCTCTAATTTAATCCTAAATCGTAAATTGTGATGACGAGGACGGCGGTGATGGGCTCTGCAAAGGTGGATGGCAGAAGCGGATTCTGCAATTCCAGCTCGACATTCTACAGCAAGCGCAAGCCCATACCACTCCCTCACAACGATTCTTTGGACATCACCACTTTCATTTCGTCTCAGGCCCACCGTGGCACCGTCGCCTTCATCGACGGCTCCACCGGCCGCCAACTCACCTACGCTCAACTCTGGCGTGCCGTGCGTTCAGTTGCCTCCTGTCTCTCCGACATGGGCATTCGAAAGGGCCACGTCGTACTGCTGCTGTCCCCAAACTCCATCTTCTTCCCGGTGGTGTGCCTGGCCGTGATGTCGCTGGGTGCGATTATAACAACCACCAACCCCCTCAACACCACCGGCGAAATTGCCAAGCAAATCGCCGATTCCAAACCGGTGCTGGCCTTCACAACCCGTCAACTCATCTCCAAACTGGGCGGTTTAACTACTGATCTCTCCATCGTGCTCATTGATGACGACGAAATTAAAGCTCCTAATCATGGAACTGGAAATGGAAAAATTGTGTCGACCTTGGGACAGATGATGGTGACGAAGGAAAGGCATGGGAGTAGCAACGGAGGATTGAATTTGAAGGAAGAAATCAATCAGGATGACACAGCGACTCTGCTCTACTCGTCGGGGACTACGGGTGCGAGTAAAGGCGTGGTGTCGTCGCACAAGAATCTGATAGCGATGGTGCGGGTCGTTCTCAGCCGCTTCAATCTGGACGATGGGGAGGATACGTTCCTGTGCACGGTTCCCATGTTCCACATCTACGGCTTAGCAGTGTTCGCCACGGGTCTACTGGCCTCGGGATCAACGATCGTGGTTCTCTCCAAGTTCGAGATGCATGATATGCTGCGGGCCATCCAGAAGCACCGTGTCGCTTACCTTCCGCTCGTTCCTCCCATACTGGTTGCGCTCATCAACGCCGCAGATCAGATCAAGGCCAAGTACGATCTGAGTTCCCTGCGCAGGGTTCTGTCGGGTGGGGCCCCACTCAGCAGGGAAGTGATTGAGGGGTTCGTGGAGAAATATCCGACCGTCACCATTCTTCAGGGGTACGGATTGACGGAATCGACGGGCGTGGGAGCGTCGACGGACAACCTGGAGGAGAGTCGAAGGTATGGTACGGCGGGGCTGTTGTCGGCGAGCATGGCGGCCAAGATTGTGGACCCGGACAGCGGTAAGGCACTAGCAGTGAATCAGACGGGTGAGCTTTGGTTGAAGGGTCCCACCATCATGAAAGGTACAAGGCTAGCCACAGCCACTCACCATTtgctctattattttatttatgaattgaTTGGTAATGTCACTAAGATATATTTGAAGTAtctaatattaattattatcatATCAGCACGAGACAGATAGAGAGATTactttaattatatatgtctagtctttttttttttttttttttttccggaaTTATATATGTCTAGTCTCTTATAGCAGAAAAACTTCAGCAATAATGCAATGAAAAGTTATTTCTTTTGTCCTTCTGCTATTGGCGAAAATAGCGTTGCAAGAAAATCTCTCGCTTAATCTAAAGTGAATTGAAATTAATATATGCGGTTAGTATTGGTTGAGTTTCATATATTattcatttccatttttaattcataataaatatatGTTCGTTTTGATGACGGATTTTATTTACCTTGGAGTGGTAATGTATAATATTGCATGGGTGGGTTGGTACAAGTGCAGAGTATTTCAGTAACGCAGAAGCCACTGCAGCGACCCTTGATGCGCAAGGATGGTTAAGAACTGGAGACCTGTGCTACATCGATGAGGATGGATTCATTTTTGTGGTTGATAGGTTGAAGGAGCTCATTAAGTACAAGGGATATCAGgtagttttcattttatacATATGCATGCATATGGGATGAAAATGTGCCACACACACAGCACATTTGTCAATTTGTATTGTATATGTATACACTCGTTTTCCAAATAGCtgtagttttttgtttgtaaggTAAGAAATATTTAGGAGATGTTTGTTTATCGATCGCATGCCGCATACCTAATCTAATTTGAtgaatattaataattatgtGGATGGTTTAGGTCCCCCCTGCGGAACTAGAAGCTTTATTACTGACGCACCCTCAAATTGTTGATGCTGCTGTTATACCGTAAGtctttctccattttttattaCGGCAACAAAAAGCATGGAACATCTCCTATTTATCCTTTGCGTACTCAATCTGTTTGAATATTTGTAAATGTTGTTGGCAGATTTCCTGATGAAAAGGTTGGACAGTATCCAATGGCATATGTGGTAAGGAAAGCCGGAAGCAATTTGTCGGAGAAGGATGTCATGGAATTTGTCGGGAAACAGGTAGCGCCGTACAAGAAAATCAGGAGGGTggcattcatagcttccgtaCCTAAGAATCCATCTGGAAAGATTCTCAGGAAGGATCTTATTCAGCTtgcaacttcttcttcttcttctaaacTTTGACTGCTGCAAATTAATTTGGAGCTAGCTTTCGCATGCGACAGGCAGTGGAGGGATCCTTGAAATAACATGGGATTCTCTCTCTGCATCCCAGCCAGAgccattttcaatatttcctATGATATGTTATGTTATGTCATGTAAtctttgctttctttcttaataTGAGATACATCCATATCCAATCAGCACATTTGTGTGGTTTTGTTGGAACGTGAAAAATCCTGAGCACCTTATTCTTCTTCAAGCCCTTAACCTTAGCTCGCTGTGCAAGGTAAGCACACAGTGCATATGCATGTATGAGTTGTTTGGTATTGAAATTGAATGAAGACCAAGTGGGCTGGCTTATCCTTGCAAGGCAATCAAATCTGCTGCCTGGCCTCTGggctttttctttaaaaatctATTGAATTGAAACCAACCAAGTGGCCCAACTGTAACCAAGACAAAATGACCCTGTTATAAAGTCGCGCCATGCTTTACTTGTTCACTTGGTTATCGCGTGCGCCGTCGTCTCTAAACCTAGCTAATCCAGCAGATTTTATTTACAGAAGTTTTCAGGTTTCTTAAACCTAATCCAGCAGAGGTCCCCCACAGTTGTTATTACTGATGCtctaattatttttgcatacaTGATTACAAAGCTTTCGGGCAGAAGTGGATGGATGCTtctaatcaaataattaacAATTTGGATGGATGCTTCTAAGTAGTTGTAGAAATATAAGCTACTAGAAGGCATGTATAACGCGCTTGTTTGACAAACCTGCAATTGAATTTCCTGAGATTGACTTATGGACTGCGTATGAGCACGCTGCTGCACCTGCATGTCCCCATTGCTATAGAAATTATAAATGTTATTGCCCCTCTGATTTCAAAGGCACTTTTCTAATCCCACAAATGTGGAATCACATGGAACTGTTTCCCCCGGTTTTTCAAACTTTCTGGAAAGATGGCGTTGTCAGACCGTCGTGGCAAAGAGCTAGCttatcaaacaaaacatatttttatatacaCAAATTGCAAACTGATGTTACAGTTCGCTCATTGATAGTAgctcttgttttcttcttcttcttttgtttttggagggagggaggggaaGTTAAAAAGTAAATAGTCCCAACATATATATCACTAAAAACATCAGAAGGGAGTTGAATTGACTGAATCCTGTCTCCTAAAAGACAACGTTAAGAGGCTAATAATTCCATTGAATTGATGATTAACTGATTCATTTGAGACTTTATATGAAAACTTATTAGTCAACTCAAGCAGAAACAACCTTCCCCACTTTAAGGCTGatcaagaaataaaatatataatggtATGGAtgtccttcttctttttcttacatatttatttatgattcCTTGTAGAAACAAACTGATGGgagaagatatatatatatatatatatatatatatatatatatatatgtcattaAATTGTTGAACGACATGTGAGGACCCTACCCTTTGAGGAAATTTAAAGCTTGCGCGTTTTGATTCGCTGAGTGCCGGTCAACAAAAGTTGTCGACCCACAACTATAGTAATTGATGCATGTCAGTGTCACCACTCACCACACACCACACAACATGTTATGCCAGAAAAAAGACTCATAACTGAGTCATTCTATATACTCTATATATAGAAAGCTAACTAGCAATGGCCATTTTGTGATCAAGTGTTTGTGgggggaaaaataaaaaaacggTGAGAGGTGCATGAgagcatatatatacatgggAGATCAGAATCAGAATCAGAATCAAAACCGGAGAGAGATGGGTGATGAGTTAACAACAGTGGAAGACAATATTTCCATTTCTAGTATCGAGCCTAATGATGACCCTAGGATCATCATCACGATGAGTGCCACACAagtagatgatgatgatcaaatATTGGATGCAGGTGCGGGAGATCATCATGATCATGGTCATGTCGTTGATCATGATGCGGTGTCTGCAAGCGCACCTCCCATGGAGTCATCATCACCAGAGGGCACTAGCACTAGTACAACTTCACCATCTGTGTCAAGGAAGCCCCTTCTACTCTCTATTGTACCTTCAAATAATATCAATAGAGCAGCAGCTACCCCAAAGTCTCACACTCCCAATTTCTTCACACCATTGGGTAGCCCAATTAGAAGGGCCATCCAACTCACCAAGTTTGACCCTCGTAGTCAGGATCACGACGCTTGGCTCCCCATCACCGAGTCAAGGAATGGCAATGCCTACTATGCTGCCTTCCATACCCTTTGCTCTGGTATTGGAATTCCAGCCCTTGTGCTCCCTGTCTCCTTCACCATTCTTGGATGGTACGTCATCttaattatatacatatatatatatatatatatttattaatattactTAGTACGTAACATACCCTTTTCCTTGTTGTGTTGTGTcttgtgtgtatatataaattataatataatatatgcatgCAATTTTGGGGTATTTGCAGGGCATGGGGGGTGATAAGCTTGACACTGGCGTTCATATGGCAGCTTTACACCCTGTGGCTTCTGGTGAAGCTCCATGAATCCACCAAAACTGGGATGCGTTACAGCAGATATCTCCAGCTCTTCAGTGCTACCTTCGGTGACAAAATGGCTAAGATCTTCGCCGTCTTCCCCATCTATTACCTTTCTGGGGGAACCTGTTGTGCCTTGATTATAGTTGGCGGCTCCAGCATGAAGCTCTTCTACGAGATTGTGTGCGGCCACGACTGCACTTCCAAGCCTCTCACCGCGGTCGAGTGGTATTTGGTGTTTACCTGCGCCGCCGTGCTTCTGTCTCAGCTCCCCAACTTGAACTCCATTGCCGGTGTCTCTCTAGTTGGCGCCATCACCGCCATTGGCTATTGCACTATCATGTGGCTCGTCGCGGTCACTGAGGGAAGGCTTGACGGCGTCTCTTATGATCCCATAAGAGAAAACACCAACACCGCTATGGTTTTCAGCGTTCTCAATGCGCTTGGCATCATTTCCTTTGCTTTCAAAGGCCATAATCTTACCCTAGAAATTCAGGTAATTATatccctaattaattaattaattaatttgggcTTGGCCCGCTTGTTCTAGGTACCATTGGAACGTTGACCCTTGACTATAATTACGTCAAGTGGCCCAGAAACCTGCCCTGCCCGCATCTAAATTAATTTCAGGCCCAACAAATTTAATAATGTTATAAGGTGGTGGTATGAAATGAATGAATGCAGGCAACCATGCCTTCAAGTGAGAAAAAGCCATCGCACGTGCCAATGTGGAGAGGGGTAAAGGTTGCATATCTAATAATCGCAATGTGCTTGTTTCCTCTAGCAATTGGAGGATACTGGGCATACGGACACAAGGTGCATGCctaattgatttattttatacatGTGATATGTGTTATTTAATTACTCATGTTTGCAAGTGTGTTTGGAAATAGATTCCACCGAATGGGGGAATGACGACTGCAATATATGAATACCACGGACGTGACACTTCCCAATGGGTTCTTGGATTGACCAGCTTATTCATCGTAATGAATGCGGTGAGCTCCTTCCAGATATTTGGGATGCCCATGTTTGATGACATGGAGTCCAAATACATAAAACGCATGCGAAAACCGTGCCCCTGGTGGATCAGGTCGATTTCAAGAGCCATGTTTGGATACGGGTGCTTTTTTATAGCAGTGGCAATTCCATTCCTAGGTAGCTTTGCGGGTCTGATCGGAGGGATCTCCATTCCGATTACCTTCGCTTATCCTTGCTTTCTGTGGTTGAAGGTGAAGAAGCCCAAGAAATACAGCTTTATGTGGTGCCTCAATTGGGGGCTTGGCCTTTTGGGCACCGTTCTCTCTATTATACTCATAGCTGCTGGCATTTATGTTGTCATTGACACTGGAATTCAAGTGAGCTTTTTTAAGCCCCAATAGTTATCTTCTCTATACTATTCTAGCTACTTCATCCCATCCTCCATTCACTTCCTTAATCAGCAGGatgattatttctttttcatttgttgcCTTCCCTTGATAGACATACATGTATGTTTTTGTACGTACACTTCAATAAATCCTTTTtctaatattattatttcgAGTTTCCCTATTCAAGTGAATTCCTGTAAGTTCAGATCACTTCTGGCCTGTTATATCattgtctatatatatatatatttggataccttttattataattgtaacaTTATCTACATACATAAGAACAacttttttaaggaaaaaggACAACCACCAACATCAACAAACAGAaaagtagaagaaaataatCAGACAAAAGCAATTTGAATAAGATTCAGTCATAAagcgaagagagagagagagagagagagagagagagagagagagagagaagacacCAGGAAAGCGCGCTGCAAGGCCACATGAAGGAGAAATTATTATTGAAGAGCATCCTACTTCAGCCAATGAATATGCAAGACACTCCCAACAAGTTACGGCAGTCTATAGCCATATTCAAGTGTGATTGCTTCAATACAACCAGAATATTTATCGTGGGGTATTCTTCCTATTATATTTCTTATTCTTCTCTAAACTCTAGTCATATTTCTACAATTATAAGGTTGCAAAGCTGATGATGTAAGCCACCAAAACCTACTAGCATCATCTATGATGTCTCACAATATAATTAGTTACTTTAGTTTAGCACAACAACTACGCGTAAACAGGCCCCTAATTAAGATTATCCATTACTCTCATGATTACAAACAGGCAGATTTGTTTATGTTGATGAAACATCTCTTTTTCACGATCGTACACGCGCGCAAGGATACTAGTGAGGTGTATGTGTATTCTCACGAGCGTAAACTttgtaaataattaattattagcCTGCAAATGCTGCAAGATTTGTAATTATTTTAGGACAATATATATTAGAACTGATCAATTAATATACAAGTAAGTTTAAGTTATTAAGTTAATTTATGATGTGTTTACTAATcaggaatttgaattttcatcAGGAATTGAATTTCACATATAGAGAATTTATGCATTTACTTCGCatcaaggaattgaaaagtagGTGAGGCTCatacaaaattaggaattgaattcctggTTTTGAAGGAATTTAATTATTGGGTGTGAGGTGGTATATTATTCCTGGATAACTAACTCATTAagaattcatttttttttactcattacatcctcacacaatttttaaaattccataTTTGCCATTTACTTTAACCTAACAACGAGGaaattttagtaattagtaccACTGCTACCCAAATTCCATatgatttag
The window above is part of the Prunus dulcis chromosome 1, ALMONDv2, whole genome shotgun sequence genome. Proteins encoded here:
- the LOC117624839 gene encoding NADH dehydrogenase [ubiquinone] 1 beta subcomplex subunit 2, whose product is MGGGHGEGTTYKGFTVHQPKRWHTLTGKGMCAMMWFWVLYRAKQDGPVVLGWRHPWEGHGDHSHGDH
- the LOC117624825 gene encoding 4-coumarate--CoA ligase-like 5, whose product is MTRTAVMGSAKVDGRSGFCNSSSTFYSKRKPIPLPHNDSLDITTFISSQAHRGTVAFIDGSTGRQLTYAQLWRAVRSVASCLSDMGIRKGHVVLLLSPNSIFFPVVCLAVMSLGAIITTTNPLNTTGEIAKQIADSKPVLAFTTRQLISKLGGLTTDLSIVLIDDDEIKAPNHGTGNGKIVSTLGQMMVTKERHGSSNGGLNLKEEINQDDTATLLYSSGTTGASKGVVSSHKNLIAMVRVVLSRFNLDDGEDTFLCTVPMFHIYGLAVFATGLLASGSTIVVLSKFEMHDMLRAIQKHRVAYLPLVPPILVALINAADQIKAKYDLSSLRRVLSGGAPLSREVIEGFVEKYPTVTILQGYGLTESTGVGASTDNLEESRRYGTAGLLSASMAAKIVDPDSGKALAVNQTGELWLKGPTIMKEYFSNAEATAATLDAQGWLRTGDLCYIDEDGFIFVVDRLKELIKYKGYQVPPAELEALLLTHPQIVDAAVIPFPDEKVGQYPMAYVVRKAGSNLSEKDVMEFVGKQVAPYKKIRRVAFIASVPKNPSGKILRKDLIQLATSSSSSKL
- the LOC117617859 gene encoding lysine histidine transporter-like 8 encodes the protein MGDQNQNQNQNRREMGDELTTVEDNISISSIEPNDDPRIIITMSATQVDDDDQILDAGAGDHHDHGHVVDHDAVSASAPPMESSSPEGTSTSTTSPSVSRKPLLLSIVPSNNINRAAATPKSHTPNFFTPLGSPIRRAIQLTKFDPRSQDHDAWLPITESRNGNAYYAAFHTLCSGIGIPALVLPVSFTILGWAWGVISLTLAFIWQLYTLWLLVKLHESTKTGMRYSRYLQLFSATFGDKMAKIFAVFPIYYLSGGTCCALIIVGGSSMKLFYEIVCGHDCTSKPLTAVEWYLVFTCAAVLLSQLPNLNSIAGVSLVGAITAIGYCTIMWLVAVTEGRLDGVSYDPIRENTNTAMVFSVLNALGIISFAFKGHNLTLEIQATMPSSEKKPSHVPMWRGVKVAYLIIAMCLFPLAIGGYWAYGHKIPPNGGMTTAIYEYHGRDTSQWVLGLTSLFIVMNAVSSFQIFGMPMFDDMESKYIKRMRKPCPWWIRSISRAMFGYGCFFIAVAIPFLGSFAGLIGGISIPITFAYPCFLWLKVKKPKKYSFMWCLNWGLGLLGTVLSIILIAAGIYVVIDTGIQVSFFKPQ